A stretch of the Deltaproteobacteria bacterium genome encodes the following:
- a CDS encoding ABC transporter ATP-binding protein: MIRFSTVSKTYPAEIGSRPHTALSRVSFSLARGRTLGLIGANGAGKSTSIKLIMDFIRPDEGKIEVMGLDPRDHRARRGIGYLPEVPAFPANLTALDLLAFVGATCGMPKDQMRDSSERWLTALGLWEARKRPLRSYSKGMQQRASFAAALLPDPELLILDEPMSGLDPIGRADIIALIRRLRDEGRTILFCSHILEDVDRLADEVLILHMGRALFHGTTRDLNRDLGGASLVDSFLRLVKGMDREKSEGEGA, from the coding sequence ATGATCCGCTTCTCAACCGTCTCCAAGACCTACCCGGCCGAGATCGGTTCTCGGCCCCACACTGCCCTCTCCCGCGTATCCTTCAGCCTTGCACGAGGCCGCACCCTCGGGCTCATAGGCGCAAACGGGGCCGGAAAGAGCACATCCATAAAGCTCATCATGGACTTCATCCGTCCTGATGAGGGGAAGATCGAGGTCATGGGACTGGACCCCCGGGACCACCGCGCACGACGCGGGATCGGTTATCTCCCGGAGGTCCCGGCCTTTCCGGCGAATCTTACCGCACTCGATCTCCTTGCCTTTGTGGGTGCGACCTGCGGCATGCCGAAGGACCAGATGCGGGATTCCTCCGAGAGGTGGCTCACTGCCCTCGGGCTATGGGAGGCGAGAAAGAGGCCCCTTCGCTCCTATTCAAAGGGCATGCAGCAGAGGGCGAGTTTTGCAGCAGCCCTTCTTCCTGACCCGGAGCTTTTGATCCTGGACGAACCTATGAGCGGACTCGACCCCATAGGGCGCGCCGACATCATAGCCCTGATTAGAAGGCTCAGGGATGAAGGGCGTACCATCCTCTTCTGTTCCCACATCCTCGAGGACGTGGACAGGCTTGCAGACGAGGTCCTCATCCTTCACATGGGCAGGGCACTCTTCCACGGGACCACCCGGGATCTGAACCGAGACCTCGGCGGGGCAAGCCTTGTGGACAGTTTCCTGCGGCTCGTAAAAGGTATGGACAGGGAAAAGTCGGAAGGTGAAGGGGCATGA
- the hisF gene encoding imidazole glycerol phosphate synthase subunit HisF, whose protein sequence is MIHLLDYGAGNVRSVRNAIRRLGFEVRNVERASEILDAERLVFPGVGSFGSAMETLRARGYVEPLVRRISEGRPFLGICLGLQTLFEGSDEAPGVPGLGIIKGMVGRFDAPGLSVPQIGWNKIRVSKKTPLLHGYTGERLYFVHSYRAVPTDANRDWVLATTRYGGDFISAVLKGNCAAVQFHPEKSGEAGLAILRNFLTKSDFDPGIPVRPEESNSTGLAKRIIACLDVRANDAGDLVVTKGDQYDVREKGSVRNLGKPVDLARRYYEEGADEIAFLNITGFRDFPLEDQPMLEVLRQTSENVFIPLTIGGGIRAFTDTRGRFSSALDVASEYFRSGADKVSIGSDAVLVVEEYLRTGKKTGKSSIEEISKVYGNQAVVVSVDPRRVYVTSPKDTLHQTVKTLEPGPQGESFCWFQCTIKGGREGRDLDAVTFARAVEELGAGEILLNSIDRDGTKRGFDLELIRAVKESVSIPVIASSGAGRIEHFSQVFEETDADAALAAGIFHRGEVPISAVKNHLKEKGIPVR, encoded by the coding sequence ATGATCCATCTCCTCGATTACGGCGCAGGAAACGTAAGAAGCGTCAGGAACGCCATTCGAAGGCTCGGATTCGAGGTCCGGAACGTGGAACGGGCCTCGGAGATCCTCGATGCGGAAAGGCTCGTCTTTCCCGGCGTCGGGAGCTTTGGGAGTGCCATGGAGACCCTTCGAGCCAGGGGCTATGTCGAGCCCCTCGTTCGGCGCATCAGCGAAGGAAGACCGTTTCTCGGGATCTGCCTCGGCCTCCAGACCCTCTTTGAAGGTAGCGATGAAGCGCCGGGAGTGCCGGGTCTCGGGATCATCAAGGGCATGGTAGGGCGTTTCGACGCCCCCGGGCTTTCCGTCCCCCAGATCGGCTGGAACAAGATTCGGGTCTCCAAAAAGACACCGCTTCTCCATGGATACACAGGGGAGCGGCTCTATTTCGTCCATTCCTACCGGGCTGTTCCCACTGATGCGAACAGGGACTGGGTCCTTGCGACGACCCGTTACGGCGGGGATTTCATCAGCGCCGTCCTCAAGGGTAACTGCGCCGCAGTCCAGTTCCATCCTGAAAAGAGTGGAGAGGCAGGCCTTGCCATCTTAAGAAACTTTCTCACAAAGAGCGACTTTGACCCTGGGATCCCTGTCAGGCCGGAGGAATCGAATTCGACAGGGCTTGCGAAAAGGATCATTGCCTGTCTTGATGTGCGTGCGAACGACGCAGGCGACCTCGTAGTAACAAAGGGAGACCAGTACGACGTCCGCGAGAAGGGAAGTGTCAGAAACCTCGGGAAACCCGTGGATCTCGCACGCCGGTATTACGAGGAGGGCGCGGACGAGATCGCTTTTCTGAACATCACCGGGTTCCGGGACTTTCCCCTTGAGGACCAACCCATGCTCGAGGTCCTTCGGCAGACCTCTGAAAATGTCTTCATTCCCCTGACCATAGGAGGAGGCATTCGGGCCTTTACCGACACCAGGGGGCGTTTTTCATCTGCCCTTGACGTCGCCTCTGAATATTTCCGCTCTGGTGCGGACAAGGTCTCTATCGGAAGCGACGCGGTCCTTGTGGTGGAGGAGTATCTCCGGACAGGGAAGAAGACAGGGAAGAGCTCTATCGAGGAGATCTCTAAGGTTTACGGGAACCAGGCAGTGGTGGTCTCCGTCGATCCGAGGAGGGTCTATGTGACCTCGCCTAAGGATACCCTGCACCAGACCGTTAAGACCCTGGAACCAGGGCCACAGGGCGAGTCGTTCTGCTGGTTCCAGTGCACGATCAAGGGAGGCCGGGAAGGCAGGGACTTAGACGCAGTCACCTTCGCACGGGCGGTAGAGGAACTCGGGGCCGGGGAGATCCTTCTCAATTCCATTGATCGGGACGGAACCAAACGCGGGTTCGACCTCGAGCTCATCCGCGCCGTGAAGGAGTCCGTGTCCATTCCTGTCATCGCATCGAGCGGGGCCGGCAGGATCGAGCACTTCTCACAGGTCTTTGAGGAGACGGATGCCGATGCCGCCCTTGCCGCCGGGATCTTTCACCGGGGCGAGGTCCCCATCTCCGCGGTCAAGAACCACCTGAAAGAAAAGGGCATTCCTGTCCGCTGA
- a CDS encoding zinc ribbon domain-containing protein, with product MPIYEFRCRLCGKVSEHLLFSSDTSPACPSCGAEGMEKLMSRTSSASGVSEGRIPGPKDTGCCGERPVSAPGCAGPGSCCGRHLH from the coding sequence ATGCCCATCTATGAGTTCCGTTGCCGACTCTGCGGAAAGGTGAGCGAGCACCTCCTTTTCTCCTCCGACACCTCTCCTGCCTGTCCGTCCTGCGGGGCAGAGGGCATGGAAAAGCTCATGTCGAGGACGAGCTCAGCCTCAGGGGTCTCGGAGGGGCGCATTCCAGGACCTAAAGATACGGGGTGTTGCGGCGAAAGACCGGTGAGCGCCCCAGGCTGCGCTGGGCCGGGCTCCTGTTGCGGAAGACATCTCCACTGA
- a CDS encoding NifB/NifX family molybdenum-iron cluster-binding protein: MKIALPIDNNMLASHFGHASKFALVSVDGGKIGNSELLTPPPHEPGVLPRWLKDIGATHLICGGIGARAVELLQEGGVQVIAGVPVMDPSEAVEAFLAGRIQGVSGPTCTGHGPEGHSCRH, translated from the coding sequence ATGAAGATCGCCCTTCCCATCGATAACAACATGCTTGCCAGCCATTTCGGCCACGCCTCGAAATTCGCCCTCGTCTCTGTTGACGGCGGCAAGATCGGAAATTCCGAGCTCCTTACCCCTCCTCCCCATGAGCCTGGGGTCCTCCCCCGCTGGCTCAAGGATATCGGAGCGACGCACCTCATCTGCGGAGGGATCGGGGCGCGGGCCGTGGAACTCCTTCAGGAAGGCGGCGTCCAGGTGATTGCAGGGGTCCCTGTCATGGATCCATCCGAGGCCGTCGAGGCGTTTCTCGCCGGAAGGATCCAGGGCGTTTCAGGGCCGACCTGTACCGGCCATGGGCCTGAGGGGCATTCCTGCAGGCACTGA
- a CDS encoding Mrp/NBP35 family ATP-binding protein has product MKEHVKGANPVLDEQDRKIREKLSQIDHKIMVMSGKGGVGKSTIAVNLAVGLSLENFYVGLLDVDLHGPNVPKMLGVERGELQRRSDGTVGPVYYSPNLKFMSVEPLLPEKDSAVMWRGPMKMSAIRQFIYDIEWGKLDYLVIDAPPGTGDEPMTVAQTIPDAYAIVVTTPQEVSILDVRKSISFCRHAKMPVLGIVENMSGMICPHCGKTIDVFKRGGGEKLAEELGISFLGRVPVDPRIVTTGDAGRPVIATYPNSYTAEAFDKIIKNTINATQMLAQRLKEESESKVAGGEKK; this is encoded by the coding sequence ATGAAGGAACACGTCAAGGGTGCAAACCCTGTCTTGGACGAACAGGACCGCAAGATCCGGGAAAAACTCTCTCAGATCGATCACAAGATCATGGTGATGAGCGGAAAGGGAGGGGTGGGGAAGAGCACGATCGCCGTGAACCTCGCCGTGGGGCTTTCCCTCGAGAACTTCTACGTGGGACTTCTCGACGTGGATCTCCACGGGCCGAATGTCCCCAAGATGCTTGGGGTTGAGAGGGGCGAGCTCCAGAGACGTTCGGACGGCACTGTTGGGCCGGTCTATTATTCCCCGAATCTCAAGTTCATGTCCGTCGAACCCCTTCTCCCTGAAAAGGACTCGGCCGTCATGTGGCGCGGGCCTATGAAGATGTCTGCGATCCGCCAGTTCATTTACGATATCGAATGGGGAAAGCTCGACTATCTCGTCATCGATGCCCCGCCCGGGACGGGCGATGAACCCATGACCGTGGCCCAGACCATCCCTGACGCCTATGCGATCGTGGTAACCACTCCCCAGGAGGTATCGATCCTCGACGTCAGAAAGTCCATCAGCTTCTGCAGGCACGCCAAGATGCCCGTCCTGGGGATCGTCGAGAACATGAGCGGTATGATCTGCCCCCACTGCGGCAAGACCATCGACGTCTTCAAGAGGGGAGGCGGAGAGAAACTCGCTGAGGAACTCGGCATCTCCTTCCTCGGACGTGTTCCCGTGGACCCGCGTATCGTCACGACCGGGGATGCCGGCAGGCCCGTGATCGCTACCTATCCCAACAGCTACACGGCTGAGGCCTTTGACAAGATCATCAAGAATACCATCAATGCCACACAGATGCTTGCCCAGCGTCTCAAGGAAGAGTCTGAATCGAAAGTCGCCGGAGGTGAAAAGAAATGA
- a CDS encoding ATP-binding protein, protein MKEILVLSGKGGTGKTTLTGSLAALVPNKVLADCDVDAADLHLILDPERGEPREFWSGVKAEVDAEICTGCGLCYEICRFGAITMDDVAAVDPLACEGCGVCAHFCPEKAIRLKDCLCGHWFASQTRFGPMVHAELGIGEENSGKLVSLVKRETRKVAQETGAEWILVDGPPGIGCPVIASVSGADIILAVTEPTPSGLHDLERLLDLARHFKIPAAVCVNKWDINADMSAKIENYCEKQGVAVAGRIPFDAAVVKGLVAGKPVVEYDDGPATSAIKELWKVLEKMAVESERHKEVQKWA, encoded by the coding sequence CACGGGCTCCCTCGCGGCCCTCGTTCCCAATAAGGTCTTGGCGGACTGCGACGTGGACGCGGCGGATCTCCATCTGATCCTCGATCCCGAGCGCGGGGAGCCCAGGGAGTTCTGGTCTGGGGTGAAGGCGGAGGTGGATGCAGAAATTTGTACAGGCTGTGGGCTCTGCTACGAGATCTGCCGGTTCGGCGCCATCACCATGGATGATGTCGCTGCCGTCGATCCCCTTGCCTGCGAGGGATGCGGGGTGTGCGCCCATTTCTGCCCGGAAAAGGCGATCCGCCTAAAGGACTGTCTCTGCGGACACTGGTTCGCCTCACAAACCCGCTTCGGCCCCATGGTGCATGCTGAGCTGGGCATCGGGGAAGAAAATTCCGGAAAACTCGTCAGCCTCGTCAAGCGGGAGACTCGTAAAGTTGCGCAAGAGACCGGTGCGGAGTGGATCCTCGTGGATGGACCTCCTGGCATAGGCTGTCCGGTAATTGCCTCTGTCTCAGGCGCTGACATCATCCTTGCGGTCACTGAGCCCACGCCTTCCGGGCTCCATGATCTCGAACGTCTTCTCGACCTTGCGAGGCATTTCAAGATTCCGGCTGCTGTATGCGTCAACAAGTGGGACATCAACGCGGACATGTCGGCAAAAATCGAAAACTATTGCGAAAAACAGGGCGTGGCCGTGGCCGGAAGGATCCCTTTCGATGCCGCGGTCGTAAAGGGTCTTGTGGCGGGTAAACCTGTCGTAGAGTATGATGACGGGCCTGCCACGTCGGCCATCAAGGAACTCTGGAAGGTCCTTGAAAAGATGGCCGTCGAAAGTGAACGGCACAAGGAGGTACAAAAGTGGGCATGA